The window GGGGCGGCGGTTCCGGGTGACGCCCGTGACGCCGGAGAAGATTCGGGAGGCACTGCAATGAGCACTCCGGTCCGGATGACCATCAACGGCAAGCCCGTCGAAGCAGACGCCGCCGACGGCGACATGAACCTCATCGACTTCCTGCACGAGCGGCGGGACCTGACGGGCACGAAGCTGTGCTGCGGCATCGGCGTGTGCCGCGCGTGCACGGTCGGCGTGCGCAACACGCCCGATGCGCCGATGGAAAAGACGCTGTCGTGCTCGACGCCGGTCAGCGCGATGGCGGACATGCACGTATACACGATCGAAGGGCTCGCGCAGGGCGGCGCGCTGTCGCCGCTGCAGCAGAGCTTTCTCGAGTCGTTCGCGTTCCAGTGCGGCTACTGCGCGTCGGGCTTCCTGATGGCCGCGACCGCGATGCTCGACCATCTGCGCGCGCAGCCGGTGCACGAGCGCGATCTGGACGCGATGATCGAAACCTGGGTCGGCGGCAACATCTGCCGTTGCACCGGCTACGTCAAGTACATCGAGGCCATTCGCAAGGTGGCGCTGCGCTACACGAAGGGGGCGGCATGACGACGAGAACCCGCGTCGCCGCGCTGGCGATGCTGCTGGCCGTGCAGGCGGCGCCCGGTGCGTCGGGCGCGCTCGCGGCGGACAACGCCGATGCGTCGCTGCATGCGTATGCGCAGCAGTGCACCGACGAAATCGGCGAGATTCCCGCGTTCGACTGCAACGCCGGCACCGATGTGCCGATCACCGTCAACGGCCGCGTGCCCGCGCGCTATGCGGCGCACATGACGTGCGATCGCCCGGCGCTGCTGCCGTACGACGCGCCGACATCCGGGCAGTGCACGCCTTATTCGAAGATCCTCGACCTGTCCCACGGCGACACGCAGATCTCGGCGTTTTGCCGTCGCAAGCAGATCCGCGCGAACCGCAGCCCGTATTACGACGAAGTCGACATCGTGCTGCACCATGCGGGCAACGGCAAGACCTGCTGGTTTCATGCGGAGAAGGGCGGCACGGCCGGCATGAACGCGGCGCGCGTGCCGCCGCCGAACGAGACGATGCCGCCGCCCGGCCATCCGTCCGCGGCCGAGTTCTGGTGGAAGCCGGCCGCGACCGCGACCAAGCGCTGCGTGTCGTGTCACGACGCGAGCCCGGTCATGTACAGCCCGTGGATCGGGCAGGTATGGAACAAGGTGCCGACCGATCCGTGGGGCAAGTATGTGAATCTCGGCGCCGACTTCGCGTCGTGGACCTCGCATGCGATCAGCACGCCCGGCAACACCTGCATCGGCTGTCACCGGATCGGCGACCAGAACAGCTGCAAGATCTACGTGCCGCTCGCGGCCGGGATGCTGCCGCCGCCGAAGGGCAGCAACGCGCGCGCGAGCCGGTATCCGCTGACGCACTGGATGCCGATCGACAACAACAAGAGCCTCTACGAATGGAATGCGGCAAACGCGAAGTCGGTGAGCGACCTGCTCGAATGCTGTTCGGCGCGCGGCAAGAACGATCCGAAGTGCAGCTTCACGCCGGCGGCGCAGGCTGCGCAGGCGGTGAAATAAGCCGCCTGCGATTGCCGTCGCCGTCGTGTCACGGCCGCCCCTCGCTCGGCACGTCCGACGCCTTGCTGAGCTCGGCCATGATGATGCGCGCGATCTCGTTGGCCGGTGCGCGTCCGTCGGGGCCGGCCCCCGTGTTCGCCCACGTGACGATCGTCGTCTTCGTCGCCGGGTCGTAGCCGGCGAATGTATTGAAGCCCGGTATTTCACCGGTGTGTCCGTAGAACGTACCGAACTTCGCGAGCCCCATGCAGTAGCTGGCCGATGCGGGATTCGACGGATCGATCGGCGTGCAGCTCGCGAGCCGTTGCGCCTGCAGGTCGGCGTTCAGGTAGCCGCCGCCGACCATGCGCTGCACGTACGCACCCAGTTCGGTCGCGGTCGAGATGCCGGAGCCGGCCGTCCATGCCCACGACGTATTGACGGTCGTCACGTTGGCGGGCTGCAGCGTGCCGTTTTTCGCGGCCGCCTGGCGTGCCGGGGACAGCGCGTCGCTGTCGATCGTCTCGGTATTGGTGCCCCATTGATAGCCCTGCGGCGACGGCGCCCGCAGCGCCGTGTTGTCCTGCGGCGGCAGGGCGGTTTCGGTCAGGCCGAGCGGCGCGAACAGCCGCGTCCGGATCGCATCGGCGGCGCTCATGCCGGTGAGCTGCTGGATGATCAGGCCGAGCAGCACGGTGTTCGTGTTCGAGTAGCGGAAATCCGCGCCCGGCGCGAAATAGACGGGCTGGCTCTGCGCGATGCCCAACAGCTCATCGGTGGTCCACACCTTGTTCGGTTGCGCATCCAGCGTCTGGTTGAACGCGAGATTCGTCGAGTAGTTGTAGAGGCCGCTGCGCATGGTCAGCAACTGCTCGATCGTGATCGAGTCGCCGTTCGGCACGTTGGCGACGTACTGGCTGACGTGATCGGTCAGGTGCAGCCTGCCTTCCTGAACGAGTTGCAGGATCACCGTGCCCGTCCACGTCTTCGTCACGCTGCCGACGCGGAAGTGCGCGTTCGTCGGGATCGGCGTATTCGTGCCGCGCACGGCCGTGCCGAACGACGCGAGCCAGTTGCCGTGTGGCGATTGCACATAGACGACGGCGCCGGGCGTCATCGTATCCGCGAGCAATGCGTCGATCTGCGGGCGCGCCTCGGTTGCGAAGGCGGGTTCGCCAGAGCTCACCGAGCTGTCGCCGCCGCAGGAGGAAACCGCGATGCTGACGGCCAGCGCCGGTGCAATCGCCGCCACGCGACGCATCAGCCGCTTGGCGGCGCGCGGGAAAAGCCGGGGAGGAGCAGAAGTCGTCATCGCGTGTTCCCTTCCTGTTCGTGATGTCTTGGTGTCTCCTTGCCATCCCCAGAACTATAGGACACGCATTCACGCGTCGAAGGTGTACGTTGAATTCGTCATACGATACCGACCGCGGTCGACGCCGGCGGCCAGGGCTGCACACTACTGAAAGTGATGCACGTACCGCAACACCATCCGCGTGCCCTGCGGCCGGTTGCGCGCATAGACCTCGAAATACGCGTTGAACATCAGGTGATCCTGCGGCGAGAAGCTGACCATCGCGCCCGGCCCGATCGCCAGCACGGCTTCCCGCGTGCCGGCAACATCCTGACCGTTCGCCTTCATGTCGGTGGTCTGGCGCAGCCAGTAGCCGTTGAGCCCCAGCCGCAGCCCGGGCCGCACTTCATACTCCGTCGCGAAGTTCGCATGAACGGCCTGACCGGCACGCGTCGACGTCACGTCAGGCCCGAGCGCGGTGGCTGGTTCGTGATTGGTCGCATTCCACAAATAGTGCAGCCGCCATGACACGGTCCACTTCGGCGTGACCCAGAACGTCGCGGCCCAGTACGGATCGAACGACCAGAAATGGCTGCCCGGATTGAT is drawn from Burkholderia ambifaria AMMD and contains these coding sequences:
- a CDS encoding (2Fe-2S)-binding protein, giving the protein MSTPVRMTINGKPVEADAADGDMNLIDFLHERRDLTGTKLCCGIGVCRACTVGVRNTPDAPMEKTLSCSTPVSAMADMHVYTIEGLAQGGALSPLQQSFLESFAFQCGYCASGFLMAATAMLDHLRAQPVHERDLDAMIETWVGGNICRCTGYVKYIEAIRKVALRYTKGAA
- a CDS encoding serine hydrolase domain-containing protein, translated to MTTSAPPRLFPRAAKRLMRRVAAIAPALAVSIAVSSCGGDSSVSSGEPAFATEARPQIDALLADTMTPGAVVYVQSPHGNWLASFGTAVRGTNTPIPTNAHFRVGSVTKTWTGTVILQLVQEGRLHLTDHVSQYVANVPNGDSITIEQLLTMRSGLYNYSTNLAFNQTLDAQPNKVWTTDELLGIAQSQPVYFAPGADFRYSNTNTVLLGLIIQQLTGMSAADAIRTRLFAPLGLTETALPPQDNTALRAPSPQGYQWGTNTETIDSDALSPARQAAAKNGTLQPANVTTVNTSWAWTAGSGISTATELGAYVQRMVGGGYLNADLQAQRLASCTPIDPSNPASASYCMGLAKFGTFYGHTGEIPGFNTFAGYDPATKTTIVTWANTGAGPDGRAPANEIARIIMAELSKASDVPSEGRP